Genomic window (Rhododendron vialii isolate Sample 1 chromosome 4a, ASM3025357v1):
TTGGGCAAATACCACAGTTTTGTCCGCACCATCACTAATGGCAAAAAATCAAATGTGAAAATGAAAGCCTATAAGGTTTGAACAATTTGCTAAAAGAAAACCGGCCATTTGTTGGCCAATTCCTGGATAGGGAGATCCATATATCTTGGTGCCTTTCAAGGCTTCATTTATGATAACAGAGGAAACTAATTTCCGGCGAAACATGGCCATTTGTTGGCCATTTGTAATGGCTTTGTCTTTCGTTAGACGAAAGTCTAACAAACTGTATTCCGTATGCATGGATGTCAGCATACTATGAGTGTCGGCCATCAGTTTATGAAGAAACAAAATTGACCAACACTTAGGGCCAATTTATGGAAGGCCCAATTTTATAAGAATTTTTATGCCGAAATCTTTTAAGAATTTTATTGCCATGCATCGATCGATCAGTGCCATTAGTTTGTGGCCTCGTTTCCTTTTCACAGGTCTCTAGTTTCTAAAATGGCAATGTCGTGTTTATAAGCCCTGCATTGAAGGCTTGATCAATTAAATTGTTCAAAAGAGGCTGATCATTTATTGGCCGAATTTTTGGAACAATCTAGGGTTAAccaattttgatcaattttgttttacaaaaaaaaaaaaaaaccattatgATCAGTAAAACATTCTGCCCATGAAGATGTTTGGTAAGAAGGGGCAACCAGTCAAGAGTGAACAAATAACATCTCCAATGATCCCAAAATCATAAATTGCCCTCTTATGATTTCAAGTTTGCATggggcaaactcatctttaAAAGCCAAATTATGTAAAGAAAGTGGCTTTCGCATTGAAACTTGAATGGAGTTGAATCGTGAAAATGATTCGACTAGAGTTTTTCATTTTAGACCATGACCGGTTGAAATAGAAAATGATCCCTCCACTCTATCTATACGGATCAAGAATAGTGAAAACTTGCCCATGGAGTATGAGTTCAAGCCAATTATGGCTGTGATTTATGAACAACCGTTTGTTCAATATGGAATTTTTTGGTCAAATCCAGTCGAGTGAAGTGTTGGTGTATTTGCCAAGAAATGCTGGTGAAACTGTTCATTTGCTCGACGACTAAATGTTTTTGTATTTGCTAAGTGTCCTTATTGGATTTCCAGAGCCATTTGTGTGGTTTTCGATGGAAACTAATAAGGTCAATGGTTCCCGTCGATACTGGGATGTTTCTGTCGATAATAAGCCAAGTTCCCGTCGATTATGCACTTGTGCCTGTGTCGATAAGGGATGAGGCTTTGCTGGCAAATATTGGCCTTTGATTACAAATTTAGTCATGTTTATAGGCCATAAAAACTATCGAAATAATTTGCGATGATAACTGATTAGTTAAGTAAGTTGTCGTGCATTATGTTGGTGTGAAATTTATCTAAAACTCTTCGAGAGTTGGggcataaatgtttacaccgcaAAGAATTATCACCCGTCGATATCGACAAATGAGTGATTTAAAACTAGTTaaattattcacttgggttaTGTTAGCACTTCACCCATATGAATAAGGGGGACAttgtttggaccatatattcaccgcccgtcaatgatcgaccgaaaggtaGCAATTATGGGAATgcaacctattttattattattagtattggtatttgtattttaataatatgtgcaggacacttggcgtatctctatttacttggaTGTTGAAAAGACACATGGCATTTTCCTACACACTTGGAGGTTGAAAAGAACACTGGGCATGTtcctacacactttgatgttagtgggaagttatttggacaagtggaagcaaagggGAATGAAGAGTTTTGAAGAAGTTGGAAAGTTATTTCCTGCGCATATTTGTTTTCCTAGaaatagcctttttaggccTCATTGTAAGAACACACAAAACAACGCCAACatttctccgtcgattggataGAAACCAGAAAATTAGGTAACACCACCTTGGGGCATCTCGATGGTCTATGGCTCTATGCTCTAATTTGTAACCGCccgaatttttgacccaattttttttttaaatataataatattataattattttccttaatgtaattctttttttacaattatgcatgcaatatatacatgcattcttttcaaatttttcctacacacaaattacatgcgtgcatgcacactccttctcccTCACcccaaactccttccgtctctccgtctcctactcagtctctacttccttcCTGACCCTAAAACCAAGCCTAATTCGTTCATTCAAAATTTCATGAAGCCAACTCCATTAAATTTACTCTTAtactcttccaccaaaattctcctataaataccccaccccattgacctACGAAAATACCACGATATTTTCCACACTCCAACgaccagaaaagaaaagaaaaacagaagaaaatcaAGCTCCAATCAATGGGGTTTTGGAttgagaaaagtgggtttcatagctACGTTCAACCGAAACCCAATTCCCCCGTTCCAATCACTTCCTTCAACTCCAAGCATCCCCAAACATCGTCCAATTCGATCCCACGGTCTCCTAATCAAGGAATCTAAAGTCTTCtttcccaaaattcaagattcattTTTAAATCAATCCGATCCAATTCAAGGTACTATAATCATATCCAACcccttctctaagtatattaagtgcttatatgcttaaccctatattcctaacgaaaaaaatatagttcactGTGCGTTTTCTGCCTTATTCACCAATtggatattatttttgagcccggcactttatttgtaattatttacgaagAAGATTACTCttgtgatatttattttacaatctttatgatattaatattataaaaaactactgaattgatattattttcttacaatgtaatatcaacttagtataaaacctattaattatatcagtttaatttatctgatagattgagttgattaataaaagtttttaaattaataatactcctatttattaattttagaTGTTTCGAAataactttgcgaccttccaaacatcGTTTTTTGACCCCCGGATTATTTTTTATAGACTTTTCACATCTCAAAGAttataacttgttaagatcattttttttaattatctatttattaaactatttattagttatttatcaaagtttacaaacgaaaaatcttgcgaccttccaaacaacgttttaacacccaaactaattttttctggactccttgcatctcaaagatgatatcttgttaaattaatatattttttatttaatttactatttattgttatttctatagtgtttccaatcaaaattaatttacgaccttataaaccatattattaatgcccgagtaattttatttagactccttacATTCCAAAGATAAAACTTTGTTAACcgcaacatattttaatttataaattttttattatctatttacttcactttcggccactttatttaacgtcttcatTTAAATTAATTCCGCGACTCTccaaacccaacttttgacacttaactggttgcataggatctttaggactcttattaaggtcatgttaattgttctaatattttttcctaattaatgtatttaattagtttttaataaatttaattacttagaaataattaatgggagcctaaaaaaatattttcttaaaattcttttaaaaagttcttacttattatcatcttggctatatgagattaagggcaacggcccattcataaaaagttgcgtgattgcattgcttactaattgttttaattattattcgttttaactgtatattgcaccgatacttgatttgaatgctaaattggaccctagagacatggagtggtatgcgaatagaattcactagacgatgctaggtaattgataaattggaaagttatattttttagattgcctgaaggcgtgattttgagatatgatgggatttgtgatgagattgaaactggcgagtgtccagtgatgaattgatagactgacgtgtgtccagtgatgattgtgaagtgatttgtaaagtggtatataagataggcaaaccctagttatgattcaggcatgataagctttccccttgttgtagttattggggtgcacactcggtatataacttaggtgtatctgcgacagcaaaaggaagtgacctcatgggaccgagcatggctagcggttgggggaggaaagatctcgcggagggatcttagatttcaccttagaataatgaatagtaataaatcgatgtttgtaaatccttattctgctttttgcatctttattatcctattacttgctagctgtaaagtaagaggggtggttgggttgaatTATTCTACTGgttgatttatcactcacggatacgtctgtatcctggcaaatcgtttgcttcggcgatcaatttgccagtgggcgcaTGATTCAATgaagaggattcaaagatggtacagttcaacacggaaagaatatcaggaacaaagatcgagtatgcttcgaatttgtatcaagtttagagtcagctctgaagttaatgtattttgaatcagtaaatttatcttgtgactgtaatagctaaactttattttggaaaattatatttatttagcaaattttcttaagattttattttatattgctttcgaaaaatcggggcgttacataatTACATTCGCCCGACTGAAGAATGCATGTACCTAAGagaacgtaaaaaaaaaaattccccaatcTTTAGATGGTACTTTTATTGATATGAAAATCATACATTGGGAATGGGCAGCCACCCTTAAGGAGGGAGGAAAGCAACGAAAAATGAGACGTAAATTCAAAAAAGAACATTCACAATCTCACACACATAAAACTCATCTCTAACCTCGAAAAGTCATCAAGAAGACATAGAATGTAATCTGTCTTTATGGCCCCGTACCAATTAGCACTTGGGCAAAGAAAAAGGTTTGTGATGACAGTTTCTTCGGGTATGATGTTCGAGAGCTAACCATCTTTCTCATGCAGGGGAGAAAGATCATTATAACAAAAATAGTCTATCGTGACGAAATCCAAAATTCATCGGAAAATGGTACCTTTTGGCAAGGAATTagtatttcgtcgccaaattggacTTATTTGGCtaggaaattcaaaatttgtcGCCCAATGGTGTGGCCGAAATACAACACAAAACTTTCTTTTTAGGTTAAAATCTCCTGCGCACAACAGTTGCAACCAAAATATAACACAAAACTACGTCGTTTTACCTTATCTaaatttccccttttttttttgggagtttaTAAATGCAACTGTGAATTTACTGCATGTAACGTTTACTAGACAAAATCACAAAATCTTATAAGAATTTACTACATATAACCTAACAAATAACCAGGAACTTCCAAAATTACCCCAAACCTATCCCTTTTTGAACTCTCCCCATCCCCTTTTGCTCTCACGTCGTTCtcctcttcttttgttttcttcttgtccCTTCTCTTCGTTAGACACCAAACGgcacaccaccaccacgccataCCACCACCAACATGAgcaacctccaccaccacgcCACTACCATGACAAGCAAGAGAAGCAGTCTTCGCCTTCACCACCACCGTTGGGTATCATCCATCATCTGTAGCACCAACATTCCATCCACTACCGCCATAAGACTGGTAATGTTCGGATCCAAATTTCTGATTTTTACAAACTATATTAGATATTAGAACTCAATTATTGGTTTTAAATTTGAGTATTTGAATCGGAAGCCATATCCTAGAAATCATGCCCtagaaatcaaaacaaaattgtgCCCTAGAAATCATTCCTTATCATGGCCAATTGATTTGGggtcaaaaaaaatcattctatatgtttttattttaaacagAATCCTTCCATGACAGTGGTATTTGAGGTTTTATACATCCACGGACACTTTGATAATTGATATGCATATATGTCGTACCAATGTTATATGTTTAGGTGCTTGCAAAGAGCATGGGTAATTTATTGGCGTTATCAgtgggtttttcttttcaattcttctcttGCCTCCCATATAGATTCTAGGGTTCTCAAGTTCTCAACCTTCTATTTCTACCTGTATTCTACCATCTATGACAATGGAATGATAGAATTCATTGATTGAGTTTGTTGCATGTTCAAGGGCTAGAATGCATGTACGGGTGGTGGTgggtatttttcattttcttttttctcaattcttttttcttctattttcttgcATCTTTGACAATGGAATGGTAAAATTCCTCAGTTCATTGGTTTGCTCAATGTTCAAGGGCTACAGGGGCTTGATTTTAAAACaattcaagcaaaaaaaaaaagttaatccCTATATCTATTACTGTTTGATCGAATGAATAGTTTCGATCATTTGGATGGAACTCCCAAATAACTAATGTTTATCCTATTTTTTAGTGGTTAGAAATTCAAGGCATATTATCTATGATGACCATGTTAAATTGGTAGTAATTGTTTGGGATATTCCATCGGCTGCAACCCATGTTTGGTGCACAAGGGGTGTGTtgctgtaacaactccgatttttcattcaataaaatctcgttgttattcgaaatttcttaatttctcttaattgctcgatgATTTTCtgatttgattcctagtagtttgtattcgagcaattgaacgccttatcatcatattcctcgactagaaactctaattacactttagcccctcaaggatcgtttcttgacttttaaaaCCCTATCTAGccagtctagttagcttctaaccgacttgttggagaaaccaaactaggaagtcacctagttacttttccctaaccatagatgggccattttgcccatcttgaaccttttgaaccttttcaaaccctagcctagaaattgtttaattattttcttttattgttttggttttattctttatcctttggacgataaaagttaggggaactattatccattggattatagaaacccaattctttatattaaaaagattcaatgaaagatttgagcaaagacttttataattgctttaaagtacctttcgattattttactataaaagttccctagtaaccattaaccattggacaataaccgttagggtaatctttacccattgaacaaTAGCATTTCcaaatattatatcttgataagtacatatatatatatatatatgcatatgtgtATTTGCCTCAtgcaaaggacatgtagtctttttaaaaggcttattttattatttaaggTACTCGTCCTTTATTACTCTTTGGTCATTAaccattaggggatttattatccattggtccatagggtagtcttgccaactaagtactagtcctattaaactaatcttttattaagattcCCGAGAGTACAAAGCACtatattatattaattaagtacttgTACATTTTGTATTAGTTTAAAgggagaatcttgacctttTTAACCctagaatcttgtacttggtacttacttatatatattagtcttccttagtacttatatatatatacatatatgtgtgagagagaggagaggagagagaggccgagagagagagagagagagagagagagagagagagagagagagagaggggaatgaggaaggaagaagaaggagatgaGACTTGTACCTAGTTgttctttcaccttttcaacttatgggttgaatatctttcaaatccatcaccttttgtccttcaattattctttaaacaccaaatcttgtaccattgtctcctttcttttcaacaaatcttccaaaatcccatccaaggtacgaaactagccatgcaagcctaaaactaggtggttagtgtgcaagcaagccttaacttcacccatcaaccttttaatcaaccatgacaagtgaaagaaaagtgagagagagagagagagagagagagagagagagagagagagagagagagagagagagagaggagagtcttggcctataaatagaagccattccaagcttcaaactcacaccttaaaactttgctcttccttctctctagaaattttaagtgttcttgcttccaaagttctagttttcttgagttcttgagcaataccaccaaaccacctgtTAAAATCAcccatagatctttaaagtagttcACATttagttagtaaagttgtttctaggaaaagaaagtacatctcttttcctttcgaagcaaatcgacaccgttacgccgccgaattctAAAACCGACTaccaaatcttcgtagccgaccaccgccaagaagaacggtagttatccttatctactatcccaagtataaagtagttttgtatcctAACTctaaaaataagttcattaggaagtaactttgatcattttatttaaagtagataaggttatcttttgttggaaacgtatgaaatgcatgatgttcgttattagtgattcaagcatgttaagtagtctagagatggatgatcttgttggattcattttgagttttagataaatgcttgtttatgtggaaagtccaacaccacggagtctatgcatgataacgtgacacgagaaccaagaaagtaaagatatggcacctagggtgtgttaacaaGGATGAAAATGTGtttatccgagggaggaaatattttgaaactacataatgaccggttttgggtggcattatgtgagttgtgtatgtgtaccaatgggaacctgggacggcggaaccattgtgaggatactcgggaacccggaatggtgaaaccgaggttgggtgtgtgcttggttatccgcggagaggagccaatgcaatgtgagccaatgggaacccgggacggcggaaccattgtgagggtactcgggaacccggaacggcggaaccgaggttgggtgtgttaaaaaaaaaaaattttgaaaaggtgatacgtttatgaaatgtggaaaatgttgacacggtctacgaggagtcacgtaggagaaactcacaaatcttggacaccaacgttgattgatattcgaatatggatgtgtcgttgTTAGTTAATTTGGCTAGATAAGCATGCACTATGTGGAAGATTATTGACTATATGATGTattgttgtaagttaagggttagagggtttggatagttctattgagctttgtggctcacggtgttgcctttttggcgaccctggcatattatatcggtggcgacgctggtataatatgtcagatttcatagatgagcagggcgagctttatactttggaggccttcggagccgaggagctagctgtgatggaagaacaagaggagcagtagttaggaaccttagttccctcccgtttgtaataaaagtacttcttttaagttttgttgtaataaagagcccgactcagtttattttcaataaaatgtcttctttaacgtacccaaaatccAGGGCGTTACAGTCGCATACTATCATCTTTTCTTGAAGCGCATCTTCTCTCAATTTCTGGCTGTGTGGCAGTATTTTTTTGGCCTTAAATTGGACTTGTagacaggttttttttttttttagtagaaTATAGAAATCCATCCATTTTGTATTGCTTGTGAGtttcatattctttttttttttcttttcatggtaTGAGACTTatatgcgaatttttttttttgggcaataaCTGAAGGCCTTTTCCACTTTGGTACTAGGTTTTCTGTGTTCCTTTTTTATGATATTCATGAGTCTTATTTGCTTGCACTGTGTGAGATATTCTATCATTTTAAATGTTTGATATcgatttttttgacaaaaatgaagAGGAATCAATGTGCTAAAGGTTGATTGCTCTTAATTGGTGAATATAGGTCAAAATGAAGAGGATTCGTCCTACTATTTCAGCAAGGAAGAGGAAGGCTGACCAAATTTCAACTTCAGAAGTTGGAGAAGTTGGAGGGAGAGGACGACGACTGAGGCAAAAGAAGGTTGTCCGAGAGGCCGATGAGGAGGAGAATAGGCCTGAGGCAGAGCAACAAGTGGAGGAGGATGCTAtagaggcggaggaggaggctAGACCCGATGCACAGGTGGAGGAGGAGACCAGGCCCGATGTACAGGCGCAGGAGGATGAGGCCGGGCCCGATGAACAAGCGGAGGAGGAGGCCAGACCCGATGCACAGACAGAGGAGGAGGCCAGGACCAATGCACACACTGAGGCGGTAGAGCCAGAGGCTGATGCACACACTGACGGAGGAAGTACTTGAAATGACCTCCAACTTTCCTTTCACGGATCCAAAACTATATACGAATATGAAATTTTGCACTAATTTCGAATTCATGAGATTGAAATATTTCCCAAATTTCATGTACTAAAGTATGATTGTAAGTGGTTTTTTCAAACTCTACAATCTGAAAGTTCTTTGTCCGACTGCCAACAATCATCCATAAGTATCAGACTACCAACATTCATCCATAAGTATCAGACTGCCAACATTCATCCATAAGTACCAAAATACGTACAACTACAATTTGTCAAATATTAGGATCCAAAGTCCAATCACCATTCTAAAACAAAATAGCAGCACAAAGTACAAGATAcatttgacaaataaaaatgCCTAATCCACATCGATGACCTCCTTTGTTGCAACGTCATTGCCAATGATCTCCTTGAACTTTTGAATGGCCTTGACATATGGTACATCCCAATTTTTTGCTATAGAGTCGCGATAGATTGTCCAATTGCAAGCTATTGGCGGCATGGGGGAACCGTTTTTAAGGAACACCTACCATGgtaggttttaaaaaaaattaactttaatTAGACTTTAGGAGGTTCATGATGTACAAATGAGAGGGTATGTATAACAATTACATTAACTTGGACTTCAAGAGCAACATTCGTTATATAGAAATGTGCAAATAATAAACTAATAACTTGAGTATCTGTACAAAATGTTCGCCATCAACGAATCCAATAGCAATAACTTTTCGCTTCATGGAGGGTAAGGGTTTAGATCGGAGGGGAAGGACACAGTTATAAGTAGAGGCTATGAGGTGACCCATGTCCGGCATTGTCATCCACTTAGCCTGTGGTGCAGGACTTTCATACCAATTTAAAATGCAATGTAATTCCCAAGCTGGTCTGTcgttttcgtaccaaaaatataatttataaaacagggAATTAACAATTATCCCAAAGAATAGCAGTTAAGTCCGAGATCGTCCACGGAGAGTAAAAAGCTAAGTTGCAgtagtttcaattaatttctaatttaattctgaAACTAAAAGgaaattggatttggatttggatttgattaagCTAAAATTAAACTAGAATGCAAATTAAAGGAGTTGTAAACTGATGAGAGATGGGACTAGGGTTTTCGATTCAGTCTCCCCTTGTAACACAATTATTTCGAAACCTAGGGTTcacattcaacattcaaccagatcaccatagggtagcaattcctatcgataatccccaaaaatataatcaagattCGTACTCCGTATAGATTATCTCAACAcggcacggatcgtctcattggatttaaccatggcacgatccgtctcacgtcgtataatctatctcaaagcctatctcgaaacattcaaaatcattgCATGACTGTGCTTGAAACAATGGATATAAACAcattcgaatatcagaaaaaatataaactctcataaaaagttatgaattgaCCAAGTCATACAATCCAGTCgaatataaaaccctagaaatctaaCAACTACGCTACTTGGAGAGACCTCCTCATCACCCTAATCAAGGGATTTAGCCACTCATGGAGTTAGAACAAATAATCATGCATGTGTAAGACTCCATTGAAATAACAGTAAGAGATTAAACCCCAAAGCCTTTCGTCCTTTCCTGTTTCAGCCGTGAGCACCGTGGCGTCGTCAAATTGCCGTGCTCTTTGTTCGTGCGTGGTCCGCGTGGAAAAGAAGCTTTGAAGGCAGCCCCGTTCTGTTTTGTTTCTGTCGTGGGAAATCAGATATCCAATGGCAGCCCCCGTCTGATTTGTTTCTGCCGTGGGAAAATATCTCGATGGCAGCCCCCCTCTGTTTTTCCGTGGAAAACAGATCCTAGCACAGCAGCCTCTGTTCTCAGTTTGCCGTGGGAGAATCTGCCCTAAACAAAACCTTGCTTCTTTTTATACTTGCTGTTGTAAACCTCTAGCCCAATAAAAGGAATTCAGTGGGCCCTCATCATATGCACGTGCAAAGCCAAGCCAAAAAGTTTATTGGCTGAACCATCCATTATAAGCTTGGCCTCACCTCTTAATTAATTTGATCGGCAAGTATTACATTCTCCAAGCATGACTTCGAGCTCACTTTGCGtcgttaattatttttatatcgATTTAGCTTCAAATGCTATCCAACGGCTCCGTAGGTTctgaaataaagaaaacgaGTATCAAACTCCAAGTAGCGCACTAAACGGACATAACAAACCTAAGTTATGGGGTATAAATAGGCATATTTATGCACCTATCACAAGCCCTCCCGCTCCTCAATGCCACTCTTTCGTACAGGTCAAAATTTGcatccaactttcttagtaaaTCAATTCTTACCTGTTTCCACTCATGCTCATTGCAATCTTCATTGATGAAGGCCGATATTGCCCGAAACCCACAATTCCCATCAGATTCAACATCCTTAACCGATTCGATGTAAGGTCTTATTGGTTCCGGAAATTGATCGATGAAGTGGCATGTTGAAACTTGTGCTGTAACTTTTTCTTTGGCTCTCGGATTGCGCCGTGGTTTCTCTTTGACTGCCTTGAGGGTTTCAAGGGAGGGTTGAAGGGAGGCCAAAACGTGCTCAAACTCCGAAGGATTCCTACGTGTCGAATTTTTTACTTTAGTTGCATTTTTCACTTTggctgcatttttttcttttgttgacatgCGACCGCGTGGCTTTGCCTTCTCTTGGGGTTCAACAAGGGTAGTGCAATCCGGATTGATAGCCTCATCGAACTTTTTGAACATATGGCGCTGGACATCAGGCTTTTCACTAACAAATCTATCGTAGAAAATCTGAAACTTAGCCTTCATTGTCTCCCCCAACGAAGCATCATTCTGGGCTAGAACCAAAGACAGCCTCTTCCAATGGTCGTGTATTAACTCAAGTAGTAGGGGGATATTTTTCGTCTTGTAAGGAGCAATCTCATGAGTGCAAGGTAAACCATGGGTGTACCTCAAAGCACACTCGCACACATGGTTCGATTCCACAATCCATTCCACTTGATGGGACGCGGCCAGAACATGTGTCATGCCATTCTTCGAAACAACTCCCCTCAACATCTCAAATAGAGGACTCCTAAATTCATGTGGGATAGAAGTAAGACTCTTCTCCAAAGAAGCTTTG
Coding sequences:
- the LOC131323699 gene encoding uncharacterized protein LOC131323699, with the translated sequence MSNLHHHATTMTSKRSSLRLHHHRWVSSIICSTNIPSTTAIRLVKMKRIRPTISARKRKADQISTSEVGEVGGRGRRLRQKKVVREADEEENRPEAEQQVEEDAIEAEEEARPDAQTEEEARTNAHTEAVEPEADAHTDGGST